In a single window of the Pedococcus dokdonensis genome:
- a CDS encoding HAD family hydrolase yields the protein MTAAPDLPAAVFWDMDGTLVDTEPYWINAEHAIVEEAGGVWNDEYAHQLVGNDLMVSAEFIRDNSPITLEPVEIVEALLERVVAQVREHVPWRPGAIELLTALGDAGVPSALVTMSWRSLADSVVGALPEGTFAAVITGDEVEHGKPHPEPYLAAATALGVEVGDCVAIEDSPTGVRSAVAAGVPTVAVPHVVPVPIIAGAVQAPSLRGLTPQDLWSIAAAVRVDPLTPRSG from the coding sequence GTGACTGCCGCACCTGACCTGCCGGCCGCGGTCTTCTGGGACATGGACGGCACCCTCGTCGACACCGAGCCCTACTGGATCAACGCCGAGCACGCGATCGTCGAGGAGGCCGGCGGGGTCTGGAACGACGAGTACGCGCACCAGCTGGTCGGCAACGACCTGATGGTCTCGGCGGAGTTCATCCGGGACAACAGCCCCATCACGCTCGAGCCGGTCGAGATCGTCGAGGCCCTCCTGGAGCGGGTCGTGGCCCAGGTGCGCGAGCACGTCCCCTGGCGACCCGGAGCCATCGAGCTGCTGACGGCTCTGGGCGACGCGGGGGTGCCCAGCGCCCTCGTCACCATGTCGTGGCGGTCCCTGGCGGACAGCGTGGTCGGCGCGCTGCCCGAGGGCACCTTCGCGGCGGTGATCACCGGCGACGAGGTGGAGCACGGCAAACCCCACCCCGAGCCCTACCTGGCTGCCGCGACGGCGCTCGGGGTCGAGGTGGGGGACTGCGTGGCGATCGAGGACTCACCCACCGGGGTGCGCTCGGCGGTCGCGGCCGGTGTCCCCACGGTTGCGGTGCCCCACGTCGTGCCGGTGCCGATCATCGCGGGCGCGGTGCAGGCGCCCAGCCTACGAGGACTCACACCGCAGGACCTGTGGTCGATCGCCGCCGCCGTGCGGGTCGACCCGCTCACTCCTCGGTCGGGGTGA
- a CDS encoding ribose-phosphate diphosphokinase, which yields MRDIVVFSGSAHRGLAHRICEALGVQLSPAEIKRFSNDCLQAQLLANCRQRDVYIVQPLVPPTQEHLMELLLMVDAARGASAAQITAVIPHYAYARSDKKDASRISLGGRLVADMLVTAGVDRVLTMTLHAPQVHGFFSVPVDHLTAIGVLADHFRGADHTNSVVVSPDLGNAKTATQFARLLGLPVAAGSKQRLADDRVIIDSIVGDVTGKRAIILDDEIATGGSIVELLDRLADLGCPQADVACTHGLFAGKAVERLREHPMIGEVITTDTVPAPSHWPELRVRSVAQLFAEAIKRIHAGESVSSLFDGVDPTHAPPQATLFDKVHA from the coding sequence TTGCGCGACATCGTGGTCTTCAGCGGGAGCGCCCACCGCGGGCTGGCCCACCGCATCTGTGAGGCCCTCGGGGTGCAGCTCTCCCCCGCCGAGATCAAGCGGTTCAGCAACGACTGCCTCCAGGCGCAGCTGCTGGCCAACTGCCGGCAGCGCGACGTCTACATCGTCCAGCCGCTCGTGCCGCCGACGCAGGAGCACCTGATGGAGCTGCTGCTCATGGTGGACGCGGCCCGCGGTGCCTCGGCCGCCCAGATCACCGCCGTGATCCCCCACTACGCCTACGCCCGGTCCGACAAGAAGGACGCCTCGCGGATCTCGCTGGGTGGCCGGCTGGTGGCCGACATGCTCGTGACGGCCGGGGTCGACCGGGTGCTCACGATGACCCTCCACGCGCCACAGGTGCACGGGTTCTTCTCGGTGCCGGTCGACCACCTGACCGCGATCGGCGTGCTGGCCGACCACTTCCGCGGCGCCGACCACACCAACTCCGTCGTCGTCTCGCCCGACCTCGGCAACGCCAAGACGGCCACCCAGTTCGCCCGGCTGCTCGGCCTCCCGGTCGCAGCCGGGTCGAAGCAGCGGCTCGCCGACGACCGCGTCATCATCGACTCGATCGTCGGTGACGTGACCGGGAAGCGGGCGATCATCCTCGACGACGAGATCGCCACCGGCGGGTCCATCGTCGAGCTGCTCGACCGGCTGGCCGACCTGGGCTGCCCGCAGGCCGACGTCGCCTGCACGCACGGACTCTTCGCGGGCAAGGCGGTCGAGCGGCTGCGCGAGCACCCGATGATCGGCGAGGTGATCACCACCGACACCGTCCCGGCCCCGAGCCACTGGCCCGAGCTGCGGGTGCGGTCCGTGGCGCAGCTGTTCGCCGAGGCGATCAAGCGGATCCACGCCGGCGAGTCGGTCAGCAGCCTCTTCGACGGGGTGGATCCCACCCACGCCCCGCCCCAGGCCACCTTGTTCGACAAGGTGCACGCCTGA
- a CDS encoding site-2 protease family protein, with amino-acid sequence MSTRAPEQDPAESGHGVRIARIAGVPVYLAPSWFLIAGVIIAIVATPYFPDRVGTGIAIGAIQALLLLFSVLVHEAAHAMTALLFHMPVIRIVANLWGGHTSFEAVRSTPGRIAAISAAGPAANALLAVVAWLLLLGASGDRTSAVLTGLVIINGSLAVLNVLPGMPLDGGQIVESLVWKATGDRNKGSIVAGWAGRVLTVLLVVWFFVRPLAQGERIGFGSIWVLVIGSVLWSGATASIRRGRALSSVGRLRIADVAEPVVVLPPQTSLGEAAAHPDLVLTTDERGQPVLLLLEGAAHSGLDPATPLISVVTRLPDECLVPAEPDDSLERVLATMGSLGTGLVVLTRDGHPWALTSGDRIEAAFGRN; translated from the coding sequence ATGTCGACCCGGGCTCCCGAGCAGGATCCGGCCGAGTCCGGCCACGGGGTCCGGATCGCCCGGATCGCCGGGGTCCCCGTCTACCTCGCGCCCAGCTGGTTCCTGATCGCCGGCGTCATCATCGCGATCGTGGCGACCCCCTACTTCCCGGACCGGGTCGGCACCGGTATCGCGATCGGTGCCATCCAGGCGCTGCTGCTGCTCTTCAGCGTCCTGGTGCACGAGGCGGCCCACGCGATGACCGCCCTGCTCTTCCACATGCCGGTGATCCGGATCGTCGCGAACCTGTGGGGTGGCCACACCTCCTTCGAGGCGGTCCGCAGCACCCCGGGTCGCATCGCCGCGATCTCGGCGGCCGGCCCGGCGGCCAACGCGTTGCTCGCAGTCGTCGCCTGGCTGCTGCTCCTGGGTGCCAGCGGCGACCGCACCAGCGCGGTGCTGACGGGTCTGGTGATCATCAACGGCTCGCTCGCCGTGCTGAACGTCCTGCCGGGCATGCCGCTGGACGGAGGGCAGATCGTCGAGAGCCTGGTCTGGAAGGCGACCGGCGACCGCAACAAGGGATCGATCGTCGCGGGCTGGGCCGGCCGCGTCCTGACCGTGCTCCTGGTGGTCTGGTTCTTCGTGCGCCCACTCGCGCAGGGTGAGCGCATCGGGTTCGGCTCGATCTGGGTCCTGGTCATCGGCTCCGTCCTGTGGAGCGGGGCGACGGCTTCCATCCGACGAGGTCGGGCGCTCTCCTCCGTGGGCCGCCTGCGCATCGCCGACGTGGCCGAGCCGGTGGTGGTCCTCCCACCGCAGACGTCACTGGGAGAGGCGGCGGCCCACCCCGACCTCGTCCTGACCACCGACGAACGGGGACAGCCGGTGCTGCTCCTGCTCGAGGGCGCAGCCCACAGCGGACTCGACCCGGCCACACCGCTCATCTCGGTCGTGACCCGCCTGCCCGACGAGTGCCTGGTGCCGGCCGAGCCGGACGACTCCCTCGAGCGGGTCCTGGCCACGATGGGCTCGCTGGGCACTGGGCTGGTGGTGCTGACCCGGGACGGCCACCCTTGGGCGCTCACGAGCGGGGACCGCATCGAGGCGGCGTTCGGCCGCAACTAG
- a CDS encoding DUF3054 domain-containing protein yields the protein MADPRRSATPTAVAVALSVDLVLVLLFALVGRVSHDEGATWAGVLQVAWPFVVALLVGWLLARRRSGWPVRMPGSTTVWAVTAVFGLVLRVATGGGFAWSFGVVTLVLLGIFLVGWRCAVEVGRFGVEGLNRWAERAASRR from the coding sequence ATGGCCGACCCTCGTCGCAGCGCGACCCCGACGGCGGTGGCCGTCGCCCTCAGCGTCGACCTCGTCCTCGTGCTGCTCTTCGCCCTCGTCGGCCGGGTCAGCCACGACGAGGGCGCCACCTGGGCGGGTGTCCTGCAGGTCGCCTGGCCGTTCGTCGTGGCGCTGCTGGTCGGCTGGCTCCTGGCCCGGCGTCGCTCGGGCTGGCCGGTGCGGATGCCGGGATCGACCACCGTCTGGGCCGTGACGGCCGTGTTCGGGTTGGTCCTGCGGGTCGCGACCGGTGGTGGCTTCGCCTGGAGCTTCGGCGTGGTCACGCTCGTGCTGCTGGGGATCTTCCTGGTCGGCTGGCGGTGTGCGGTCGAGGTGGGCCGGTTCGGCGTCGAGGGCCTGAACCGGTGGGCCGAGCGTGCAGCGTCGCGTCGCTGA
- the arc gene encoding proteasome ATPase has translation MTDHATPGDHSEERRQAELLAEEVAALRQRLADAPVRSRELETKVLQLQSNLATVSSQNERLVRTLKEAREQIVTLKSEVDRLAQPPAAYGVILESYDDATVDILTGGRKMHVAVSPAVDPAELSSGREVRLNEAMNVVATCGYERIGEVVMIKELLGEGRVLVVAHADEERVVRMAESLEGEPIRVGDALMLESRSGFVYERIPKAEVSELVLEEVPDIDYEDIGGLAGQIEAIRDAVELPYLHPDLFTEHQLKPPKGVLLYGPPGCGKTLIAKAVAASLARKVAEKEGKPVGKSFFLNIKGPELLNKYVGETERHIRLIFQRAREKASGGTPVVVFFDEMDSLFRTRGSGVSSDVETTIVPQLLSEIDGVERLENVIVIGASNREDMIDPAILRPGRLDVKIKIERPDAESARDIFTKYLVADLPLHEHDLAEHGGSPQATVDAMITATVERMYSEIEENRFLEVTYANGDKEVLYFKDFNSGAMIQNIVDRAKKMAIKDFLTQGQRGIRVDHLLASCVDEFKENEDLPNTTNPDDWARISGKKGERIVYIRTLITGKSGTEPGRSIDNVANTGQYL, from the coding sequence ATGACCGATCACGCCACGCCGGGTGACCACTCCGAGGAGCGCCGCCAGGCCGAGCTCCTCGCGGAGGAGGTTGCCGCCCTGCGCCAGCGCCTCGCCGATGCCCCCGTGCGGTCGCGCGAGCTCGAGACCAAGGTGCTCCAGCTCCAGTCCAACCTGGCCACCGTGTCATCGCAGAACGAGCGCCTCGTGCGGACCCTCAAGGAGGCCCGCGAGCAGATCGTGACGCTCAAGTCGGAGGTCGACCGGCTGGCCCAGCCGCCCGCCGCCTACGGCGTGATCCTCGAGTCCTACGACGACGCCACCGTCGACATCCTCACCGGTGGCCGCAAGATGCACGTCGCCGTGAGCCCCGCCGTCGACCCGGCCGAGCTGTCCAGCGGGCGCGAGGTGCGGCTCAACGAGGCGATGAACGTCGTGGCCACCTGCGGCTACGAGCGGATCGGCGAGGTCGTGATGATCAAGGAGCTGCTCGGCGAGGGGAGGGTGCTCGTGGTCGCGCACGCCGACGAGGAGCGCGTCGTGCGCATGGCCGAGTCGCTCGAGGGCGAGCCGATCCGGGTGGGCGACGCCCTGATGCTCGAGTCGCGCTCGGGCTTCGTCTACGAGCGGATCCCCAAGGCCGAGGTCTCCGAGCTGGTCCTCGAAGAGGTCCCCGACATCGACTACGAGGACATCGGCGGACTGGCCGGCCAGATCGAGGCGATCCGCGACGCCGTGGAGCTGCCCTACCTGCACCCCGACCTGTTCACCGAGCACCAGCTCAAGCCGCCGAAGGGAGTGCTGCTCTACGGGCCGCCCGGCTGTGGCAAGACGCTGATCGCCAAGGCCGTCGCCGCCTCCTTGGCGCGCAAGGTAGCCGAGAAGGAGGGCAAGCCGGTCGGCAAGTCGTTCTTCCTCAACATCAAGGGCCCCGAGCTGCTCAACAAGTACGTCGGTGAGACCGAGCGGCACATCCGGCTGATCTTCCAGCGGGCTCGGGAGAAGGCCTCCGGCGGCACGCCGGTCGTGGTGTTCTTCGACGAGATGGACAGCCTTTTCCGCACCCGTGGGTCGGGGGTCTCCAGCGATGTCGAGACCACGATCGTGCCCCAGCTGCTGTCGGAGATCGACGGTGTGGAGCGGCTCGAGAACGTCATCGTCATCGGCGCCTCCAACCGCGAGGACATGATCGACCCGGCCATCCTGCGTCCCGGTCGGCTCGACGTGAAGATCAAGATCGAGCGACCCGACGCCGAGAGCGCCCGCGACATCTTCACCAAGTACCTCGTGGCCGACCTGCCGCTGCACGAGCACGACCTCGCCGAGCACGGCGGCTCGCCGCAGGCGACGGTCGACGCGATGATCACCGCCACCGTGGAGCGGATGTACTCCGAGATCGAGGAGAACCGCTTCCTCGAGGTGACCTACGCCAACGGTGACAAGGAGGTCCTCTACTTCAAGGACTTCAACAGCGGCGCGATGATCCAGAACATCGTCGACCGGGCCAAGAAGATGGCGATCAAGGACTTCCTCACCCAGGGCCAGCGCGGCATCCGCGTCGACCACCTGCTCGCCAGCTGCGTCGACGAGTTCAAGGAGAACGAGGACCTGCCCAACACCACCAACCCCGACGACTGGGCCCGGATCTCCGGCAAGAAGGGCGAGCGGATCGTCTACATCCGCACGCTGATCACCGGCAAGAGCGGCACCGAGCCGGGTCGGTCGATCGACAACGTCGCCAACACGGGCCAGTACCTGTAG
- the metH gene encoding methionine synthase — translation MDGAMGTMIQREGLGEADYRGERFADWESDLKGNNDLLSITQPDIIRAIHTAYLDAGADLIETNTFNAQRISLADYGMEDLAYELNLESARLARQACDAANAKTPERPRWVLGALGPTNRTASISPDVNDPGKRNVTFDQLVEAYLEQARGLVDGGSDLLIVETIFDTLNAKAAIFALETLFEEHDRRWPVIISGTITDASGRTLSGQVTEAFWNSVRHARPLAVGLNCALGAAEMRPYAAELARVADTFVSCYPNAGLPNAFGEYDETPDAMAAVVGEFAEAGLVNLLGGCCGTTPDHIAAIAKAAADQKPRVPVEVAPALRLSGLEPLTVTEESLFVNVGERTNITGSARFRKLIQAEDYGTALNVARQQVESGAQVIDINMDEGMIDGVAAMDRFVKLVATEPDISRVPLMVDSSKWEVIEAGLKCVQGKPIVNSISMKEGVEPFVEHARLCRKYGAAIVVMAFDEDGQADSLQRRKEICQRAYDILTKEVGFPAEDIIFDPNIFAVATGIEEHAAYGTDFIEATRWIKENLPGALVSGGVSNVSFSFRGNNAVREAIHAVFLYHAIKAGMDMGIVNAGALVVYDQVDPELRERIEDVVLNRRPDSTERLLEIADRFNTGDTKQEAVAEEWRSLPLGERITYALVKGLDEHAETDTEELRQEIAARGGRPIEVIEGPLMDGMNVVGDLFGAGKMFLPQVVKSARVMKKAVAYLIPFIEAEKTEAEVAANKAKGKVVMATVKGDVHDIGKNIVGVVLQCNNYDVVDLGVMVPAQKILDAAKAEKADVIGLSGLITPSLDEMVNFAAEMERQGFDLPLLIGGATTSRAHTAVKVDQQYHGPVVWVKDASRSVPVVAQLLSDELRPKLMADVKADFDSLRARHAAKSTERPLVSIEKARENATPIDWSGYRPPVPHLVAAQEKELLRRQSGSGRRTVTQFVRTFKDYPIAELRDYIDWGPFFLAWEMKGRFPDILNNPATGEAATKLYQDAQKMLDRIVDEKWLRANGVIGLFPANSVGDDIEVYTDESRETVATTLHTLRQQGQHREGIPNRAMSDFVAPKESGRSDHVGAFAVTAGLGSHDKVNEFKAAMDDYNAILLESLADRLAEAFAERMHERVRHDFWGYAPDEHLKNADLIAEKYTGIRPAPGYPACPDHTEKALLWELLDVEEHTGMELTESMAMWPGASVSGWYFSHPQSQYFVVGRLGRDQIEDYAQRKGWTVAEAERWLSPNLGYLPED, via the coding sequence ATGGACGGCGCCATGGGCACCATGATCCAGCGCGAGGGGCTGGGCGAGGCCGACTACCGCGGCGAGCGGTTCGCCGACTGGGAGAGCGACCTCAAGGGCAACAACGACCTGCTGAGCATCACCCAGCCGGACATCATCCGAGCCATCCACACGGCATACCTCGATGCGGGTGCCGACCTGATCGAGACCAACACCTTCAACGCCCAGCGGATCTCCCTCGCCGACTACGGCATGGAGGACCTCGCCTACGAGCTCAACCTCGAGTCGGCACGGCTGGCCCGGCAGGCGTGCGACGCCGCGAACGCCAAGACGCCCGAGCGGCCGCGGTGGGTGCTCGGCGCCCTAGGCCCCACGAACCGCACCGCGTCCATCTCGCCCGACGTCAACGACCCCGGCAAGCGCAACGTCACCTTCGACCAGCTCGTCGAGGCCTACCTCGAGCAGGCCCGGGGCCTGGTCGACGGGGGCAGCGACCTGCTCATCGTCGAGACCATCTTCGACACCCTCAACGCCAAGGCCGCCATCTTCGCGCTCGAGACGCTGTTCGAGGAGCACGACCGGCGCTGGCCGGTGATCATCTCCGGCACCATCACCGACGCGTCGGGACGCACCCTGTCGGGGCAGGTCACCGAGGCGTTCTGGAACTCGGTGCGCCACGCGCGACCGCTGGCGGTGGGGCTCAACTGCGCGCTCGGCGCTGCCGAGATGCGTCCGTATGCCGCGGAGCTGGCTCGCGTGGCCGACACCTTCGTCTCCTGCTACCCCAACGCCGGGCTGCCCAACGCCTTCGGCGAGTACGACGAGACCCCCGACGCGATGGCGGCGGTGGTCGGCGAGTTCGCCGAGGCCGGGCTGGTCAACCTGCTCGGCGGGTGCTGTGGCACCACGCCCGACCACATCGCCGCCATCGCCAAGGCCGCCGCCGACCAGAAGCCCCGGGTGCCTGTGGAGGTCGCGCCCGCCCTGCGGCTGTCCGGGCTCGAGCCCCTCACCGTCACCGAGGAGTCCCTCTTCGTCAACGTCGGTGAGCGCACCAACATCACGGGGTCGGCCCGGTTCCGCAAGCTGATCCAGGCCGAGGACTACGGCACGGCGCTCAACGTCGCCCGCCAGCAGGTCGAGTCGGGGGCGCAGGTCATCGACATCAACATGGACGAGGGCATGATCGACGGCGTCGCGGCGATGGACCGCTTCGTCAAGCTGGTCGCGACGGAGCCCGACATCTCCCGGGTGCCGCTGATGGTCGACTCCTCCAAGTGGGAGGTCATCGAGGCGGGCCTGAAGTGCGTGCAGGGCAAGCCGATCGTCAACTCCATCTCGATGAAGGAGGGCGTCGAGCCGTTCGTCGAGCACGCGCGGCTGTGCCGCAAGTACGGCGCTGCGATCGTCGTGATGGCCTTCGACGAGGACGGCCAGGCCGACTCGCTGCAGCGTCGCAAGGAGATCTGCCAGCGGGCCTACGACATCCTCACCAAGGAGGTCGGCTTCCCGGCCGAGGACATCATCTTCGACCCCAACATCTTCGCGGTGGCGACCGGCATCGAGGAGCACGCCGCCTACGGCACCGACTTCATCGAGGCGACCCGTTGGATCAAGGAGAACCTCCCCGGCGCCCTGGTGTCCGGTGGTGTCTCCAACGTGTCGTTCTCGTTCCGCGGCAACAACGCGGTGCGCGAGGCGATCCACGCCGTGTTCCTCTACCACGCCATCAAGGCGGGGATGGACATGGGAATCGTCAACGCCGGCGCCCTCGTCGTCTACGACCAGGTCGACCCCGAGCTGCGCGAGCGGATCGAGGACGTCGTCCTCAACCGGCGCCCGGACTCGACCGAGCGGCTGCTCGAGATCGCCGACCGGTTCAACACCGGCGACACCAAGCAGGAGGCGGTCGCCGAGGAGTGGCGTTCGCTGCCGCTCGGTGAGCGGATCACCTACGCGCTGGTGAAGGGGCTCGACGAGCACGCCGAGACCGACACCGAGGAGCTGCGCCAGGAGATCGCGGCGCGCGGGGGCCGGCCGATCGAGGTCATCGAGGGCCCGCTGATGGACGGCATGAACGTCGTCGGTGACCTGTTCGGCGCGGGGAAGATGTTCCTGCCGCAGGTGGTGAAGTCGGCGCGGGTCATGAAGAAGGCCGTCGCCTACCTCATCCCGTTCATCGAGGCCGAGAAGACCGAGGCCGAGGTCGCCGCGAACAAGGCCAAGGGCAAGGTCGTCATGGCCACCGTCAAGGGCGACGTCCACGACATCGGCAAGAACATCGTGGGCGTCGTGCTGCAGTGCAACAACTACGACGTGGTCGACCTCGGTGTCATGGTGCCCGCCCAGAAGATCCTCGACGCCGCGAAGGCCGAGAAGGCCGACGTCATCGGCCTGTCCGGCCTGATCACGCCGAGCCTCGACGAGATGGTCAACTTCGCCGCCGAGATGGAGCGCCAGGGCTTCGACCTGCCGTTGCTGATCGGTGGCGCCACGACGTCGCGGGCACACACCGCCGTCAAGGTCGACCAGCAGTACCACGGCCCCGTCGTGTGGGTGAAGGACGCCTCCCGCTCGGTGCCGGTGGTGGCCCAGCTGCTCTCCGACGAGCTGCGGCCCAAGCTGATGGCAGACGTGAAGGCCGACTTCGACTCGCTGCGGGCCCGGCACGCGGCCAAGTCGACGGAGCGACCTCTGGTCTCCATCGAGAAGGCCCGCGAGAACGCCACGCCGATCGACTGGAGCGGCTACCGCCCACCGGTGCCGCACCTCGTCGCCGCGCAGGAGAAGGAGCTGCTCCGTCGTCAGTCGGGCAGCGGCCGTCGCACCGTGACCCAGTTCGTGCGCACCTTCAAGGACTACCCGATCGCCGAGCTGCGCGACTACATCGACTGGGGCCCGTTCTTCCTGGCCTGGGAGATGAAGGGACGCTTCCCCGACATCCTCAACAACCCCGCGACGGGCGAGGCGGCGACCAAGCTCTACCAGGACGCGCAGAAGATGCTCGACCGGATCGTCGATGAGAAGTGGTTGCGCGCCAACGGGGTGATCGGCCTGTTCCCGGCGAACTCGGTCGGTGACGACATCGAGGTCTACACGGACGAGTCCCGCGAGACCGTGGCCACGACGCTGCACACGCTGCGCCAGCAGGGGCAGCACCGCGAGGGCATCCCCAACCGCGCCATGTCGGACTTCGTGGCTCCCAAGGAGTCCGGACGGTCCGACCACGTCGGTGCCTTCGCCGTGACCGCCGGGCTCGGCTCGCACGACAAGGTCAACGAGTTCAAGGCCGCCATGGACGACTACAACGCCATCCTGCTGGAGTCGCTGGCCGACCGGCTCGCCGAGGCGTTCGCTGAGCGGATGCACGAGCGCGTGCGGCACGACTTCTGGGGGTACGCGCCCGACGAGCACCTGAAGAACGCCGACCTGATCGCCGAGAAGTACACGGGCATCCGGCCCGCACCGGGCTACCCCGCCTGCCCCGACCACACCGAGAAGGCTTTGCTCTGGGAGCTGCTCGACGTCGAGGAGCACACCGGGATGGAGCTCACCGAGTCGATGGCCATGTGGCCGGGCGCCTCGGTCTCCGGCTGGTACTTCTCGCACCCGCAGTCCCAGTACTTCGTCGTGGGACGCCTGGGGCGCGACCAGATCGAGGACTACGCGCAGCGCAAGGGCTGGACGGTGGCCGAGGCGGAGCGCTGGCTCTCCCCCAACCTGGGTTACCTCCCCGAGGACTGA
- a CDS encoding sterol desaturase family protein, with protein MDHLLRDPSLIAVPFFVLFIVLELIALRVLETDADAPRAGYARRDSAASLSMGVGSVVVNLGARALALLGYTALYAVTPLRLDPHDWWTWVIAVLMVDLLWYAYHRSSHRIRLLWAMHQAHHSSVHFNYTTALRQKWNPWGELLFWVPLPLVGLPPWMIFFVFSINLVYQFWVHTETVPKLWRPIELVFNTPSHHRVHHASDADYLDRNYGGILIVWDRWFGTFREEQQRPTYGLTHPVTTYNPFRLQYAEFALLFRQVRKATRWRDRLGYLFAPPGWSPES; from the coding sequence GTGGACCACCTGCTGCGCGACCCGTCGCTAATAGCCGTCCCGTTCTTCGTGCTGTTCATCGTGCTCGAGCTGATCGCGTTGCGGGTGCTCGAGACCGACGCCGACGCGCCCCGCGCGGGCTACGCCCGACGGGACTCGGCGGCGAGCCTGTCGATGGGGGTGGGCTCGGTCGTCGTGAACCTCGGGGCGCGGGCGCTGGCGCTGCTCGGCTACACCGCCCTGTATGCCGTGACCCCTCTGCGCCTCGACCCGCACGACTGGTGGACCTGGGTCATCGCGGTGCTGATGGTGGACCTCCTCTGGTACGCCTACCACCGCAGCAGCCACCGGATCCGGCTGCTGTGGGCGATGCACCAGGCCCACCACAGCAGCGTGCACTTCAACTACACGACGGCGCTGCGGCAGAAGTGGAACCCGTGGGGCGAGCTGCTCTTCTGGGTGCCGTTGCCGCTGGTGGGGCTGCCGCCGTGGATGATCTTCTTCGTCTTCTCGATCAACCTCGTCTACCAGTTCTGGGTGCACACCGAGACGGTGCCGAAGCTGTGGCGGCCCATCGAGCTGGTCTTCAACACCCCGTCGCACCACCGCGTCCACCATGCCAGCGACGCCGACTACCTGGACCGCAACTACGGCGGCATCCTGATCGTCTGGGACCGGTGGTTCGGGACCTTCCGCGAGGAGCAGCAGCGCCCCACCTACGGGCTCACCCACCCGGTCACGACCTACAACCCGTTCCGGCTGCAGTACGCCGAGTTCGCGCTGCTGTTCCGGCAGGTCAGGAAGGCCACCCGGTGGCGCGACCGGCTGGGCTACCTGTTCGCCCCGCCCGGGTGGTCACCCGAGTCCTGA
- a CDS encoding RecB family exonuclease, producing MVPALSPSRASDFKQCPLLYRFRTIDKLPAPPSPAAARGTLVHAVLERLFDLPAAERTPAAAQALLGPQWEALVEQEPELAAMIADDDRLTEAGWFGDAQALIETWFTLEDPTRLEPAERELYVETDVDGLVLRGYVDRLDVAADGAMRVVDYKTGRSPSELFEGKALFQMKFYALVLWRLRGEIPTLLQLVYLGNGEVVRYAPDEHDLLSLERNLKAVWTAIERAATTGDWRPKTSRLCDWCDYREFCPAWGGTPPPLPEDAALIALNPAVSGQVTPTEE from the coding sequence ATGGTTCCCGCCCTCTCACCGAGCCGGGCATCGGACTTCAAGCAGTGTCCGTTGCTCTACCGGTTCCGCACCATCGACAAGCTCCCCGCACCGCCGAGCCCGGCGGCCGCGCGGGGCACGTTGGTGCACGCCGTGCTGGAACGGCTGTTCGACCTGCCCGCCGCCGAGCGCACCCCGGCGGCCGCCCAAGCGTTGCTCGGTCCGCAGTGGGAGGCCCTCGTCGAGCAGGAGCCCGAGCTCGCCGCGATGATCGCCGACGACGACCGGCTCACCGAGGCGGGCTGGTTCGGTGATGCGCAGGCCCTCATCGAGACCTGGTTCACCCTCGAGGACCCCACCCGGCTGGAGCCGGCCGAGCGCGAGCTCTACGTCGAGACCGACGTCGACGGGCTGGTGCTGCGGGGCTACGTCGACCGGCTCGACGTGGCTGCCGACGGGGCGATGCGGGTGGTCGACTACAAGACCGGGCGGTCGCCGAGCGAGCTCTTCGAGGGCAAGGCGCTGTTCCAGATGAAGTTCTACGCGCTGGTCCTGTGGCGCCTGCGCGGCGAGATCCCCACGCTGCTCCAGCTGGTCTACCTCGGCAACGGCGAGGTGGTGCGCTACGCCCCCGACGAGCACGACCTGCTCAGCCTCGAGCGCAACCTCAAGGCGGTGTGGACCGCGATCGAGCGCGCTGCGACGACCGGCGACTGGCGCCCCAAGACGTCACGGCTGTGCGACTGGTGCGACTACCGCGAGTTCTGCCCGGCCTGGGGTGGCACTCCCCCGCCGCTGCCGGAGGACGCAGCCCTGATCGCGCTCAACCCCGCCGTCTCCGGCCAGGTCACCCCGACCGAGGAGTGA